Proteins encoded within one genomic window of Halodesulfurarchaeum formicicum:
- a CDS encoding 4Fe-4S ferredoxin N-terminal domain-containing protein, giving the protein MNTQTDPPGTDPADDTAFELNQDEATKILEGSDFDTELGRELARDAIAVANGDLDEATFHDRHHEAVIDEFGVDERPTGDGQ; this is encoded by the coding sequence ATGAATACACAAACCGATCCACCGGGAACCGATCCCGCAGACGACACCGCATTCGAGTTGAACCAGGACGAAGCGACGAAGATCCTCGAGGGGAGTGATTTCGACACGGAACTCGGCCGCGAACTGGCCCGGGACGCGATCGCAGTCGCGAACGGTGACCTGGACGAAGCGACCTTCCACGACCGCCATCACGAGGCCGTCATCGACGAGTTCGGCGTCGACGAGCGACCGACAGGTGATGGGCAATGA
- a CDS encoding DUF429 domain-containing protein, protein MARAVGVDWAGNGWVTAVIPETGSPAVAFYPTVLNLWRAHREADRILIDIPIGLTETGKRACDLAAKRELAGRQGSVFLTPTREAVYAPNIETAKERQRPAEFSVQNQAWAIVPRIRELDGFLQAFPEIPAETFREAHPELSFAGLNGGTPISASKGTDAGREARLAALESHDPTLVEAYERGVETLTKPSYAPTIGASKTDDILDALALAAAAAAGPEALTQLPETPQHDPVLDRPIEIVYYSGE, encoded by the coding sequence ATGGCACGCGCAGTCGGCGTCGACTGGGCCGGAAACGGCTGGGTCACCGCGGTGATCCCCGAGACCGGATCGCCGGCGGTAGCGTTCTACCCGACCGTCCTCAACCTCTGGCGAGCCCACCGCGAGGCCGACCGGATTCTCATCGACATCCCGATCGGGCTTACCGAGACCGGCAAGCGGGCGTGTGACCTCGCCGCGAAACGCGAACTCGCCGGGCGGCAGGGGAGCGTCTTTCTCACCCCCACGCGGGAGGCGGTCTACGCCCCGAACATCGAGACCGCGAAGGAGCGCCAGCGGCCGGCCGAGTTCAGCGTCCAGAACCAGGCCTGGGCGATCGTCCCCCGGATTCGGGAACTCGATGGATTCCTCCAGGCCTTCCCGGAGATCCCGGCCGAGACGTTTCGGGAGGCCCACCCGGAACTCAGTTTTGCCGGGCTGAACGGCGGGACACCGATTTCGGCCTCGAAAGGAACTGATGCCGGTCGCGAGGCGCGACTGGCCGCACTCGAATCACACGATCCCACACTCGTGGAGGCCTACGAGCGCGGTGTCGAAACCCTCACGAAACCGTCCTACGCCCCGACGATCGGGGCCTCGAAGACGGATGATATTCTGGACGCGCTGGCCCTCGCGGCCGCGGCTGCAGCGGGCCCCGAGGCCCTGACTCAGTTGCCTGAAACCCCACAGCACGACCCGGTACTCGACCGGCCGATCGAGATCGTCTATTACTCTGGGGAGTGA
- a CDS encoding outer membrane protein assembly factor BamB family protein: MALGRRGFLKAAAGVTGAGGLTALAGCASSCPDSDPPDPAEQVSIDAEPVGPFSAPPEGRWPAVRGGGANTGFSTGQLPPADLELRWRADLDIPTEDGVGVVASAPVVGDEQVYVADSTRVHARSVRTGEPRWKFGPLPVTEIPSYSHRAKTIAPRIGPDGHVFVGTEDGLVVLDAADGTVRWRVDAMQAVAPPAVTAAGVYVQGAQSVQALELDGTPRWNRAVEADGEQYQPAATSRAVVFPLADGIEARDPETGERLWHRSIRPESAPVLDAGICVLGTTDGLVGLDARSGTEEFRYTRGDYLALQSPVVTPETIYAVEQPPEAGAAAFALSRAADGLTPRWCSAIGDGAMAAATAEHALTSTSVGTGPDAGHGIVAFTADSGAVPWAVVGGGRSDTWTNPPAILDGALVVSTRGGRIVAVSGAET, encoded by the coding sequence ATGGCACTCGGGCGTCGAGGGTTTCTCAAAGCGGCTGCCGGCGTGACGGGGGCGGGTGGGCTCACGGCCCTGGCCGGCTGTGCCTCGTCCTGTCCGGACAGTGACCCGCCGGACCCGGCCGAACAGGTTTCGATCGATGCCGAGCCAGTCGGGCCATTCAGCGCCCCTCCCGAGGGTCGCTGGCCGGCGGTGCGAGGCGGGGGTGCCAACACTGGGTTCTCGACCGGACAGCTTCCCCCGGCGGATCTCGAACTCCGGTGGCGGGCCGATCTCGACATCCCGACCGAGGACGGTGTTGGGGTCGTCGCGAGCGCCCCGGTCGTGGGCGACGAGCAGGTCTACGTCGCGGACTCCACGCGAGTTCACGCCCGGTCGGTCCGAACCGGCGAGCCCCGATGGAAGTTCGGGCCGCTCCCGGTGACCGAAATTCCCAGTTACTCACACCGGGCCAAGACGATCGCCCCGCGAATTGGTCCGGATGGGCACGTGTTCGTCGGCACCGAGGACGGACTCGTCGTGCTCGACGCCGCGGACGGCACCGTGCGCTGGCGAGTCGATGCGATGCAGGCTGTCGCCCCACCGGCGGTCACCGCGGCGGGAGTCTACGTCCAGGGGGCCCAGTCGGTCCAAGCGCTGGAGCTGGACGGCACCCCACGCTGGAACCGTGCTGTCGAGGCCGATGGGGAGCAGTACCAGCCGGCAGCAACCTCGCGGGCCGTCGTATTCCCGCTGGCGGATGGCATCGAAGCTCGCGACCCGGAGACCGGCGAGCGTCTGTGGCACCGCTCGATCCGTCCCGAGTCCGCCCCAGTTCTGGATGCCGGGATCTGCGTTTTGGGCACGACAGATGGGCTGGTCGGTCTGGATGCCCGTTCGGGAACCGAGGAGTTTCGCTACACCCGTGGGGACTACCTGGCACTTCAGTCCCCGGTCGTCACGCCCGAGACGATCTATGCCGTGGAGCAGCCACCCGAGGCTGGCGCAGCCGCGTTTGCGCTTTCGCGGGCTGCTGACGGACTCACGCCCCGGTGGTGTTCCGCGATCGGTGATGGTGCCATGGCAGCGGCGACGGCCGAGCACGCCCTGACGAGTACCTCGGTTGGTACCGGCCCTGACGCTGGACACGGTATCGTCGCCTTCACGGCAGATTCGGGGGCCGTGCCCTGGGCCGTGGTGGGCGGCGGGCGATCGGACACCTGGACCAACCCGCCGGCCATACTCGATGGGGCGCTGGTCGTGAGTACCCGAGGCGGTCGAATCGTCGCCGTGTCGGGCGCGGAGACATGA
- a CDS encoding 4Fe-4S ferredoxin N-terminal domain-containing protein has product MSGPPNLEDAPLLPDGTDWEDRIKAILDGDDQEPEVVALGQEMARDALRVSKGELSDDAFNAKYRTKVRQVFGSDAAEFGPNETDET; this is encoded by the coding sequence GTGAGCGGTCCACCAAATCTCGAGGACGCCCCGCTCCTCCCGGATGGAACGGACTGGGAGGACCGCATCAAAGCGATTCTGGACGGGGACGACCAGGAACCGGAAGTCGTGGCACTCGGCCAGGAGATGGCCCGGGATGCACTCCGGGTCTCGAAGGGCGAGCTCAGCGATGACGCGTTCAACGCGAAGTATCGGACGAAAGTCAGGCAGGTCTTCGGCAGCGACGCGGCGGAGTTCGGACCGAACGAGACAGACGAGACGTGA
- a CDS encoding HpcH/HpaI aldolase family protein — MDSADFADRLRAGEKLVGAWSMLSEPVAAEVLADEGLDFLVLDGEHSENTVGDLADLTRAVDAVESETVPVIRAPSSDRAAIRRLLDLGPAGIVIPQIESVSEARAAVRATQYPPAGNRGVAGGRAAGYGSDLAASVENANRTVATILQIETTGALSGLGEIVALDGLDAMFVGPADLSAQLGVFGDFESERFRAALDRIVSEANAADLPVGTLATSPESVRRRFDDWEMDFLVAGTDIGFLRAGVSDYQGAVESAAAESP; from the coding sequence ATGGACAGTGCCGACTTTGCGGACCGACTGCGTGCCGGCGAGAAACTCGTGGGGGCCTGGTCGATGTTGAGCGAGCCGGTCGCCGCGGAAGTGCTCGCTGACGAGGGCCTCGACTTTCTCGTGCTAGACGGGGAGCACTCCGAGAACACGGTCGGTGATCTCGCCGATCTGACCCGGGCGGTCGACGCCGTCGAGTCCGAGACGGTCCCGGTGATTCGAGCTCCCAGTTCCGACCGGGCGGCGATCCGTCGCTTGCTCGATCTGGGTCCGGCCGGGATCGTGATCCCGCAGATCGAATCTGTCTCGGAGGCCAGGGCGGCCGTTCGAGCGACCCAGTACCCCCCTGCGGGCAATCGGGGCGTCGCCGGCGGTCGGGCTGCAGGGTACGGGAGCGACCTGGCAGCCTCCGTCGAGAACGCCAATCGAACTGTCGCGACCATTCTCCAGATCGAGACGACGGGGGCCCTGTCGGGCCTGGGAGAAATCGTCGCCCTCGACGGCCTCGACGCCATGTTCGTCGGGCCGGCGGATCTCTCCGCGCAACTTGGTGTGTTCGGGGACTTCGAGTCCGAGCGCTTCCGAGCGGCCCTCGATCGCATCGTCTCGGAAGCGAACGCGGCCGATCTGCCAGTTGGCACCCTCGCGACCAGTCCCGAGTCGGTCCGTCGGCGGTTCGATGACTGGGAGATGGATTTCCTCGTCGCCGGGACGGACATCGGCTTTCTGCGGGCGGGCGTTTCCGATTACCAGGGGGCCGTCGAGTCGGCGGCCGCCGAGTCGCCGTAG
- a CDS encoding MFS transporter, producing MSTTTASPERENDRSIAALTMLGHGLFHYFEMAIPILLVVWIDSFPTGVEVAGLIVAIGFAPIGIAALPGGMLSDRYGPGVVLLGSIAGMSLGFGALALAPSIYGVGLALAVWGLFAGVYHPAGMSLISTGAASRGTIFAYHGMAGNLGTALGPFVAATLLLVFEWRVVAGLLALPGVAAFMYGLSIDFDPTAAVDEPAEAAADERDETPLIMRGRELLHSLFPIVLAIVVFDGLFYRGVTAYLPRILRELSAMPALTITDALVGVNVGDYIFVGLLVVGIAGQWVGGTLSDRIAVETGLTGGFALLGLFSLLFVPVAGVGFAPLLLVSALLGFFLFFVQPMYQVAVAVHTPAATRGLSYGVTYLGEFGIGALGIALGGVLLGSYSTRSFFVVIAGFAFLATFLAVLLGVKSRRS from the coding sequence GTGTCCACGACAACCGCGTCCCCCGAGCGGGAAAACGACCGCTCCATCGCGGCCCTCACCATGCTCGGCCACGGCCTGTTTCACTACTTCGAGATGGCGATCCCGATTTTGCTGGTCGTCTGGATCGATTCCTTTCCCACGGGCGTCGAGGTGGCCGGGCTGATCGTCGCAATCGGGTTTGCGCCGATCGGCATCGCGGCCTTGCCCGGTGGCATGCTTTCGGACCGCTACGGGCCGGGCGTCGTCCTTCTGGGAAGTATCGCGGGCATGTCCCTCGGGTTTGGCGCGCTCGCTCTCGCACCGTCGATCTACGGGGTGGGACTCGCGCTAGCCGTCTGGGGTCTGTTCGCCGGCGTTTATCATCCGGCAGGGATGTCCCTGATCAGCACCGGGGCCGCCAGCCGCGGTACTATCTTCGCCTATCACGGGATGGCCGGAAACCTCGGCACCGCTCTCGGGCCCTTCGTCGCCGCGACGCTCCTGCTCGTCTTCGAGTGGCGAGTGGTCGCCGGGCTGCTCGCACTACCAGGGGTCGCCGCATTCATGTACGGCCTCTCGATCGATTTCGACCCGACTGCCGCGGTGGACGAGCCGGCAGAAGCTGCGGCTGACGAACGGGACGAAACACCACTCATCATGCGGGGCCGCGAACTGCTGCACTCGCTTTTCCCCATCGTGCTGGCGATCGTCGTCTTCGATGGCCTCTTCTACCGTGGTGTCACCGCCTATTTGCCACGGATCCTCCGGGAGCTGTCGGCCATGCCAGCACTCACGATTACCGACGCCCTCGTCGGAGTCAACGTCGGGGACTACATCTTCGTGGGGTTGCTCGTCGTCGGCATCGCCGGCCAGTGGGTCGGCGGAACGCTCTCCGATCGGATCGCCGTCGAGACTGGATTGACCGGGGGGTTTGCCCTCCTCGGACTGTTCAGTCTCCTCTTCGTCCCGGTCGCAGGCGTCGGGTTCGCCCCACTGTTGCTCGTGAGTGCGTTGCTCGGATTTTTTCTCTTTTTCGTCCAGCCGATGTACCAGGTGGCGGTGGCCGTCCACACGCCCGCGGCGACCCGTGGGCTCTCGTATGGGGTTACGTACCTCGGTGAGTTCGGTATCGGCGCGCTCGGGATCGCGCTCGGCGGGGTGTTGCTCGGGTCGTATTCCACGAGGTCGTTTTTCGTCGTCATTGCTGGATTCGCATTTCTCGCCACATTCCTCGCCGTGCTGCTGGGCGTGAAATCGAGGCGATCCTGA
- a CDS encoding FKBP-type peptidyl-prolyl cis-trans isomerase, translating to MAIESGDTVRIEYTGRLEDGTVFDTSRRAVAEEHDLVEEDREYDPLEAAVGTGQFIEGLDEALLGMEAGESATVTVPPAEAYGEWEESRVREYEIDELSAQLGDQLPEAGAYIQTPDGSVAEIRSVEEDVVRVDFNHRLAGETLEFEIEVLAVE from the coding sequence ATGGCGATCGAATCCGGCGACACCGTCAGAATCGAGTACACCGGCCGTCTCGAGGACGGAACGGTCTTCGACACGTCCCGGCGGGCCGTGGCCGAGGAACACGACCTGGTCGAGGAGGACCGGGAGTACGACCCGCTGGAGGCCGCGGTCGGGACGGGCCAGTTCATCGAGGGGTTGGACGAGGCCCTGCTGGGGATGGAGGCAGGCGAATCCGCCACTGTCACGGTCCCGCCTGCGGAAGCCTACGGCGAGTGGGAGGAGAGCCGGGTCCGCGAGTACGAGATCGACGAACTCAGCGCCCAGCTCGGCGATCAGCTCCCCGAGGCCGGGGCCTACATCCAGACCCCGGACGGGTCGGTCGCGGAGATCCGCTCGGTCGAGGAGGACGTGGTCCGTGTCGACTTCAACCATCGGCTGGCGGGCGAAACCCTGGAGTTCGAGATCGAGGTCCTCGCCGTCGAGTGA
- a CDS encoding helix-turn-helix domain-containing protein, with amino-acid sequence MPETAGDTDQPVDCDPPTAQTRDRRQLFVELEVSMAESCPARDLPESVTAVNVIRDHLGQCHCDIRGEANEDPVHVTEQVSRTCACSIFAAHGCVPKIEPTAGDRSRITTYLPNRTVLGELIEDLRENARSVSLLRIVDCSQADSEDGLTFDLTDLSETQRDTLELAVTEGYYDDPRGISLAELAEKLGVSKSGVSRRLSRIEATILTNIVSKTLG; translated from the coding sequence ATGCCAGAGACAGCCGGCGACACCGATCAACCCGTGGACTGTGACCCGCCGACCGCTCAGACACGGGATCGACGACAGCTCTTCGTCGAGTTAGAGGTATCGATGGCCGAGTCCTGTCCGGCTCGGGACCTTCCAGAATCGGTCACGGCAGTCAACGTGATTCGTGACCACCTGGGCCAGTGTCACTGCGACATCCGCGGGGAGGCAAACGAGGACCCGGTTCACGTGACAGAACAGGTCTCCCGCACGTGTGCGTGTTCGATCTTTGCGGCCCACGGCTGTGTGCCAAAGATCGAACCGACGGCAGGCGACCGCTCGCGGATCACCACCTATCTCCCGAATCGGACGGTCCTGGGCGAGTTGATCGAGGACCTGCGCGAGAACGCCCGAAGCGTGAGTCTGCTTCGCATCGTGGACTGCTCGCAAGCGGATAGCGAAGACGGACTCACCTTCGACCTCACCGATCTGAGTGAAACCCAGCGGGACACCCTCGAACTCGCGGTCACCGAAGGCTACTACGACGATCCACGGGGTATCTCGCTGGCCGAACTGGCCGAGAAACTCGGCGTGAGTAAATCCGGCGTGTCCCGACGTCTCTCCCGCATCGAGGCGACCATCCTGACGAACATCGTCTCGAAGACCTTGGGATAA